In one window of Thiobacillus sp. DNA:
- a CDS encoding diguanylate cyclase: MKMFTWIFAWILMGVATCQAAPGESASPVEKVRLQLKWLHQFQFAGYYAALSQGYYREVGLDVAILEAPAHESAVDVVSRGDAEYGVHGSDLVVERARGKPVRALAAIFQHSPMILLARRDRRIDSLHDLANRRLLLGPDAAELAAYLKSEGVPYQLSRTHQSFDLKALLEGDVDAMPAYSTDEVYLMEQAQVPYSQFSPRAAGIDFYGDVLFTSEQELQQHPDRVRRFVEATLRGWYYALAHREELARLIHADYSQRHSMEHLLFEAEQTRRLMTPELVEIGQMNPGRWRHIADTFAELGMMPANYPLDDFLQPREVPPQDYTRFYLTLGAAFLAVALAVWVSLYFSRLNRTLRREVAERQRLQEDLERLANTDALTGLPNRRYFMAQMVSELARRQRYGHPLSLLMLDLDHFKQINDQWGHGVGDEALRQFADSVQCCLRTQDVAGRLGGEEFAILLPETAEYVARPVAERIRARLEQTPVPTGNGPCVVTVSIGVAEVRKEDSVETLMHRADAALYAAKQQGRNRVVSSADL, translated from the coding sequence ATGAAAATGTTTACGTGGATATTTGCCTGGATCCTGATGGGGGTTGCTACCTGCCAGGCGGCTCCCGGGGAGTCGGCCTCCCCTGTCGAGAAGGTCAGGCTCCAGCTCAAGTGGCTGCACCAATTCCAGTTCGCGGGCTATTACGCCGCCCTGAGCCAGGGCTATTACCGGGAGGTCGGTCTGGATGTGGCCATCCTGGAAGCGCCGGCCCACGAATCCGCCGTGGACGTGGTGAGCAGGGGAGATGCCGAATACGGGGTGCATGGCTCCGACCTGGTGGTGGAACGGGCCAGGGGCAAGCCGGTGCGGGCCCTGGCGGCCATCTTCCAGCACTCCCCCATGATCCTGCTGGCGCGGCGGGACCGGCGCATCGATTCCCTCCACGACCTGGCCAACCGTCGCCTGCTGCTGGGCCCGGACGCGGCGGAACTGGCGGCCTACCTGAAGAGCGAAGGGGTTCCTTACCAGTTGTCCCGCACCCACCAGAGCTTCGACCTCAAGGCCCTGCTGGAGGGGGACGTGGATGCCATGCCGGCCTATTCCACGGACGAGGTGTACCTCATGGAACAGGCCCAGGTGCCCTACAGCCAGTTCTCGCCTCGGGCCGCGGGCATCGATTTCTACGGCGACGTGCTTTTCACCTCCGAGCAGGAACTGCAACAGCACCCGGACCGGGTGCGCCGGTTCGTGGAGGCCACCCTGCGGGGGTGGTACTACGCCCTGGCCCATCGGGAAGAACTGGCGCGTCTGATCCACGCCGACTACAGCCAGCGCCACAGCATGGAGCACCTGCTGTTCGAAGCGGAGCAGACCCGGCGCCTCATGACCCCGGAACTGGTGGAGATCGGCCAAATGAACCCGGGTCGCTGGCGCCACATCGCCGACACCTTCGCCGAACTGGGCATGATGCCCGCCAACTATCCCCTGGACGATTTCCTGCAACCCAGGGAAGTCCCGCCCCAGGACTACACCCGCTTTTACCTGACACTGGGCGCGGCCTTCCTGGCGGTGGCCCTGGCGGTGTGGGTCAGCCTGTACTTTTCCCGCCTCAACCGTACCCTGCGCCGGGAAGTGGCTGAGCGCCAGCGCCTGCAGGAGGACCTGGAACGCCTGGCCAACACCGATGCCCTGACGGGGCTGCCCAACCGCCGCTATTTCATGGCCCAGATGGTCAGCGAGCTGGCGCGGCGCCAGCGCTACGGTCATCCCCTCTCCCTGCTCATGCTGGACCTGGACCACTTCAAGCAGATCAACGACCAGTGGGGCCACGGCGTGGGCGACGAGGCCTTGCGCCAGTTCGCCGATTCCGTGCAATGCTGCTTGCGCACCCAGGACGTGGCCGGTCGCCTGGGGGGCGAGGAGTTCGCCATCCTCCTGCCGGAGACCGCCGAATACGTGGCGCGCCCCGTGGCGGAACGGATCCGCGCCCGCCTGGAGCAGACGCCCGTTCCCACCGGCAACGGTCCATGCGTCGTCACGGTCAGCATCGGCGTGGCCGAGGTGCGGAAAGAAGACAGCGTGGAAACGCTGATGCACCGCGCCGACGCGGCGCTCTATGCCGCCAAGCAGCAGGGCCGCAATCGAGTGGTGTCGTCGGCTGATCTATAG